The Salinibacterium sp. M195 genome includes a window with the following:
- a CDS encoding SRPBCC domain-containing protein: MDLVFKALADDSRRELLDALRTRDGQSLSELAELVPEMTRFGVAAHLKVLESAELVTTIRVGRLKLHYLNPVPLHEVASRWLGTFSSSAAQVLIDLRNHLEDSDEREIMHESTELAPNVVYRIDIRADLNTVWKELTDTGVPRSWMWGSMIESTWTAGEGYAMSADGFALIVGTVLEIDPPRYLRMTFDPQWDDASAGEAAGELVYALETRENRSTRLTVTISGLGPASAQSAAEDTPEIYSGLKSYLETGESL, encoded by the coding sequence ATGGACTTGGTATTCAAAGCTCTCGCCGACGATAGCCGTCGTGAGCTTCTGGATGCCCTACGCACGAGAGATGGCCAATCTCTCAGCGAACTTGCCGAGCTCGTGCCAGAGATGACACGTTTTGGCGTCGCGGCACACCTCAAGGTTCTGGAATCAGCTGAACTTGTCACGACTATTCGTGTCGGACGACTCAAACTGCATTACCTGAACCCGGTACCGCTCCACGAAGTCGCCTCTCGCTGGCTCGGAACCTTTTCGTCGTCCGCGGCCCAAGTCCTCATTGATCTGCGTAACCATCTCGAAGACTCCGACGAAAGGGAGATCATGCACGAATCGACCGAACTCGCCCCCAATGTTGTCTACCGAATCGATATTCGAGCAGACCTTAACACGGTATGGAAAGAGTTGACCGATACTGGCGTACCGCGATCGTGGATGTGGGGCTCCATGATCGAGAGCACCTGGACGGCGGGGGAGGGCTACGCCATGTCCGCCGACGGATTCGCACTCATCGTCGGCACGGTGCTCGAGATTGACCCACCCCGCTATTTGCGGATGACCTTTGACCCGCAATGGGACGACGCTAGCGCCGGTGAAGCCGCCGGTGAGCTGGTTTACGCCCTCGAAACTCGCGAGAATAGGTCGACTCGACTGACGGTGACAATCTCGGGACTGGGGCCCGCATCCGCTCAGTCTGCTGCGGAAGATACTCCCGAAATCTACAGCGGACTAAAGAGTTATTTAGAAACTGGAGAATCTCTCTAA
- a CDS encoding allophanate hydrolase subunit 1, which yields MKVLPFGERALLAEFASLTQTMAAFQAFSAARVPGIVELIPAATTVLAQIDPTRLSLRAAEQWLSDTYARATRSNTVRVGEALSVTIPVRYDGPDLASVALLLGVSIDELVSRHSQAHWQCAFIGFAPGFAYLASTEADFNLPRRETSRTSVAPGSVGLAGEFTGIYPRNSPGGWQLIGATDVTLWDEARDPPAAITPGMIVRFEVVTP from the coding sequence ATGAAAGTTCTTCCCTTCGGCGAGCGGGCGCTTCTCGCAGAATTCGCCAGTCTCACACAGACGATGGCAGCCTTTCAGGCGTTTAGTGCAGCGCGTGTTCCCGGAATCGTGGAGCTGATTCCGGCAGCGACGACAGTGCTGGCTCAGATCGACCCCACCAGACTTTCGTTGCGTGCCGCCGAGCAGTGGCTCTCCGACACCTATGCGCGCGCGACCAGAAGCAACACCGTGCGCGTTGGTGAAGCTCTGAGCGTCACCATTCCGGTGCGGTACGACGGCCCGGATCTCGCTTCAGTGGCACTGCTGCTCGGTGTGAGCATCGATGAGCTTGTGTCGCGGCATTCCCAAGCTCACTGGCAGTGTGCGTTCATCGGTTTCGCTCCCGGTTTCGCTTATCTCGCCAGTACGGAGGCCGACTTCAATCTGCCCCGTCGTGAAACTTCTCGGACTTCGGTTGCTCCCGGCTCAGTTGGGCTCGCGGGCGAGTTCACCGGAATATACCCACGTAACTCGCCTGGTGGTTGGCAACTGATCGGAGCGACAGACGTCACGCTGTGGGATGAAGCTCGCGATCCGCCAGCGGCGATCACTCCGGGAATGATCGTTCGATTCGAGGTGGTCACCCCATGA
- a CDS encoding MFS transporter: protein MRNPTYAKLFSAQVIALLGTGLLTVALGLLAFDLAGAAAGLVLGTALTIKMAAYVGVAPLIAAAVDRMPKKGVLIGADMVRLAIALLLPLVSEVWQIYLLVFILQSASATFTPAFQSLIPSVLPESREYTRALSLSRLAYDFESLLSPIIAAALLAVVSYSNLFIGTAVGFATSAILVLATQLPAKPTRLSSTTFWQRLPRGIHIFARTKTLQFLLLTNVVVAAGTALVLVNSVVYARSVFNLGDSALAITLACYGAGSLVVAFNVPWLVERFGVIRIMITGMGLITVGLLAATIVTAAAPASPTGWAWLLVTWALLGMGTSLVSTPSARLLADASASADRNLVYTAQFALSHACFLITYPIAGWIGASSLTLAAAILLVIALAVSVSAVVFARMQRLATRTVEALRAATPE, encoded by the coding sequence TTGAGAAACCCCACCTACGCCAAGCTCTTCTCCGCTCAGGTCATTGCCCTGCTCGGAACGGGCCTGCTTACTGTCGCGCTTGGCTTGCTCGCATTTGACCTTGCTGGCGCTGCGGCGGGGCTGGTTCTTGGCACGGCACTCACCATCAAGATGGCCGCCTACGTGGGGGTAGCCCCGCTCATCGCTGCGGCGGTCGACCGCATGCCGAAAAAGGGAGTGCTGATTGGAGCTGACATGGTGCGCCTGGCGATCGCGCTCCTGCTGCCACTGGTGTCAGAGGTTTGGCAAATCTATCTGCTCGTGTTTATCCTGCAGTCGGCTTCAGCGACCTTCACGCCAGCCTTTCAATCGCTCATTCCCTCAGTTTTGCCCGAGTCGAGAGAGTACACGCGAGCACTATCCCTCTCTCGGCTCGCCTACGACTTCGAGTCGCTGTTGAGTCCTATCATTGCGGCCGCGCTTCTCGCCGTGGTGAGCTACAGCAATCTCTTCATTGGCACCGCTGTGGGCTTCGCCACCTCGGCCATTCTCGTGCTGGCAACGCAGCTGCCCGCTAAGCCAACTCGACTGAGTTCGACGACATTCTGGCAACGGCTCCCCCGCGGAATCCACATCTTCGCTCGCACAAAGACCCTTCAGTTTCTCCTCCTCACTAACGTTGTCGTTGCCGCGGGCACTGCACTGGTGCTGGTCAATTCCGTCGTCTATGCTCGCAGCGTCTTCAACCTCGGCGACTCGGCCCTCGCGATCACTCTCGCCTGCTACGGCGCCGGCTCACTAGTGGTCGCGTTTAACGTTCCTTGGCTGGTGGAGCGGTTTGGCGTCATCCGGATCATGATTACCGGAATGGGACTCATTACCGTCGGCCTCCTGGCCGCAACCATTGTGACCGCAGCAGCACCGGCCTCTCCCACTGGATGGGCCTGGCTATTGGTCACGTGGGCGCTGCTCGGGATGGGCACGTCGTTGGTGAGCACTCCTTCAGCCCGTTTGCTCGCGGATGCCTCGGCGTCTGCGGACCGCAATCTGGTGTACACAGCGCAGTTCGCGCTTTCCCACGCGTGCTTCTTGATCACCTACCCCATCGCCGGCTGGATCGGGGCAAGTAGCCTCACCCTCGCGGCGGCGATCCTGCTCGTCATTGCACTCGCCGTGAGTGTCAGCGCAGTCGTATTTGCCAGGATGCAACGGTTAGCGACCCGCACCGTCGAGGCACTTCGCGCTGCGACGCCTGAGTAG
- a CDS encoding NUDIX hydrolase, protein MAVSRASSRVLLFDRDQRFLLFLTKAPDTSGIARWLTPGGGVDPGESHYEAAERELEEETGLVLSLLGGPVWSHDFDVEWDAADHDTGHAVFYAATTDAFEPSDAQWTDDERVDVLEHRWWTIDELAATTDQFEPAELVSVIRARLREMTQ, encoded by the coding sequence ATGGCAGTAAGCCGCGCATCGAGCCGCGTACTGCTATTTGATCGCGATCAACGTTTCTTGCTTTTTCTCACGAAAGCGCCAGACACAAGCGGCATCGCGCGGTGGTTGACACCTGGTGGCGGCGTAGATCCGGGGGAGTCTCACTATGAGGCCGCGGAACGTGAACTCGAAGAAGAAACGGGACTAGTGCTGTCGCTACTTGGCGGGCCAGTCTGGTCTCACGATTTCGATGTTGAGTGGGATGCTGCCGACCATGACACTGGCCATGCCGTGTTCTATGCGGCAACGACAGATGCATTCGAACCTTCGGATGCGCAGTGGACCGATGATGAGCGCGTCGATGTCCTTGAGCACCGTTGGTGGACAATTGACGAGCTGGCTGCCACAACAGATCAATTCGAGCCTGCCGAGCTTGTCAGCGTGATTCGTGCACGACTAAGAGAGATGACCCAATGA
- a CDS encoding metalloregulator ArsR/SmtB family transcription factor — MHADNDRPTVADRASVDLAVEVFSMLADATRVQIVLALRDTELAVNSLAEIVDKSPAAVSQHLAKLRLARIVLTRNEGTRIFYRLANEHASRLVAEALFQGEHSSSVDPAHHRGQQPTRSDRS; from the coding sequence ATGCATGCGGATAACGATAGACCGACTGTCGCTGACCGCGCAAGTGTTGATCTGGCCGTCGAAGTATTCTCGATGTTGGCTGACGCGACTCGGGTACAGATCGTTTTGGCTCTGCGTGACACTGAGCTTGCCGTTAACAGTCTGGCGGAAATCGTTGATAAGTCGCCGGCTGCCGTTTCGCAGCATTTGGCGAAACTTCGGCTGGCGCGCATCGTCCTTACTCGCAACGAGGGCACACGAATCTTCTACCGACTAGCCAACGAGCACGCTAGTCGCCTCGTCGCGGAAGCGCTGTTTCAAGGCGAGCATTCATCAAGCGTCGATCCAGCACACCACCGCGGCCAACAGCCCACAAGGTCGGACCGCTCCTGA
- a CDS encoding LamB/YcsF family protein codes for MNSIDLNCDLGEWDLSEKHSGAAAESDAAMFDVITSANVAAGFHAGDDESMLESAQLALRHGVRLGVHPSYRDRDGFGRRDRDIDSRMLYRDIVEQVESLTIAASKASTRVCYLKPHGALYNRISVDDMQADAVALAAKDANLPLLGLAGTAINRAADRHGVQFFREAFVDRAYLPDGTLAPRTAAGAVITDPTIAGKRAVRMVLDGQVLALDGTTVTVQLDSLCVHGDTPGAVIMAATVRQLLAQAGLDIRAFV; via the coding sequence GTGAACTCTATCGACCTCAACTGCGACCTCGGCGAGTGGGACCTGAGCGAGAAGCATTCAGGCGCCGCTGCCGAAAGTGATGCCGCGATGTTCGACGTGATTACCAGTGCAAACGTGGCCGCCGGATTTCACGCGGGCGATGATGAAAGTATGCTCGAGAGCGCCCAACTAGCTCTTCGACACGGCGTACGTCTTGGGGTGCATCCGTCGTACCGTGATCGCGACGGATTTGGACGGCGTGACAGGGACATTGACTCCCGAATGCTCTATCGCGACATCGTGGAGCAGGTTGAATCGCTCACTATCGCGGCGAGTAAGGCGAGCACTCGAGTGTGCTATTTGAAACCGCACGGCGCCCTCTACAATCGCATCAGTGTCGACGACATGCAGGCGGATGCTGTGGCGCTGGCGGCGAAGGACGCCAACTTGCCCCTGCTTGGGCTCGCCGGCACCGCTATCAATCGTGCGGCGGACCGTCACGGAGTCCAATTCTTCCGCGAAGCATTTGTGGACCGCGCCTATCTACCTGACGGCACGCTAGCGCCGCGAACGGCAGCGGGTGCAGTCATTACCGATCCAACGATCGCGGGGAAGCGGGCAGTGCGGATGGTGCTCGATGGTCAGGTGCTGGCGCTCGACGGCACAACCGTGACTGTTCAGCTTGATTCATTGTGCGTACATGGTGATACCCCGGGTGCGGTGATCATGGCGGCGACTGTCCGGCAACTGCTCGCTCAGGCCGGCCTCGACATTCGAGCGTTCGTATGA
- a CDS encoding heme-binding protein: protein MSRPLPHYSVPDVEYLNEIEFESITNDDAVALGLIAVQVIREWDLNLAVEIVLGRDVVFKAKLKSTNSDNDPWLTGKAAVAKHFGEPSLLVKLRHLAAGTPFEERTDIDHDALKAHGGSIPLWADGAIVGTITMSGEPDAIDHEAAAEALARFVSSRNPSL, encoded by the coding sequence ATGAGCCGTCCACTACCGCACTATTCAGTGCCCGATGTTGAGTATCTGAATGAGATCGAATTCGAGAGCATCACCAATGACGACGCTGTGGCTCTGGGCCTGATTGCCGTGCAGGTCATCCGGGAGTGGGATCTCAACCTCGCGGTCGAAATCGTTCTGGGCCGCGATGTCGTGTTTAAGGCGAAGCTAAAGTCGACAAACTCCGACAACGACCCCTGGCTAACAGGTAAGGCGGCGGTAGCGAAGCACTTCGGCGAACCGTCTCTTCTCGTCAAGCTGCGCCACCTTGCGGCCGGTACGCCCTTCGAGGAGCGAACCGATATCGACCACGACGCTCTCAAAGCTCACGGTGGATCAATTCCGCTCTGGGCCGACGGCGCTATCGTCGGCACGATCACGATGTCGGGGGAGCCTGACGCGATCGACCACGAAGCCGCCGCCGAGGCGCTGGCGCGGTTCGTTAGCAGCCGAAATCCAAGCCTTTAG
- a CDS encoding CsbD family protein — protein MSNKDELRNSAENAVGKAKEGLGEATDNESLAAEGRADQAQANIKQAGENVKDAAKNLKG, from the coding sequence GTGAGTAATAAGGACGAGCTTCGTAACAGCGCCGAGAATGCCGTCGGAAAAGCGAAGGAAGGACTCGGAGAGGCCACTGACAACGAGTCGCTGGCCGCTGAAGGGCGAGCAGACCAAGCACAAGCGAACATCAAGCAAGCCGGCGAAAACGTCAAAGACGCCGCCAAGAATCTGAAAGGTTAG
- a CDS encoding biotin-dependent carboxyltransferase family protein, producing MTGLVVIQPGPLTLVQDLGRPGLAHLGVGASGAMDRSALALGNRLVGNTSLAAGLEILIGGVELRAAEALWLAVTGAWGSVTIGGRAVPQNTPTQINAGETITWETATHGIRYYLAVRGGIEAPRVLGSRSRDTLAQLGPAPLAAGDVLRVGAECSGPVPLVDLVPVDAPPDGPVTIEVRPGPRRDWFSREAWSRLCGGEWRVSPRSDRSGIRLDGRVLERTERRELPSEGMLSGAIQVSPDGAPTILAVDHPVTGGYPVIAVVTDDSLDALAQLRPGQIIMVRLATGRG from the coding sequence ATGACTGGACTAGTCGTCATCCAGCCCGGACCACTGACCCTCGTGCAGGATCTCGGACGCCCGGGTCTCGCGCATCTCGGCGTCGGGGCTTCCGGCGCGATGGACCGTTCTGCGCTTGCCTTGGGCAACCGGCTAGTCGGAAACACATCACTCGCCGCGGGGCTCGAAATTCTCATCGGTGGAGTCGAATTGCGAGCCGCTGAAGCACTGTGGCTAGCGGTCACCGGAGCATGGGGGAGCGTCACGATCGGCGGTCGCGCCGTGCCGCAGAACACCCCAACACAGATTAACGCCGGGGAAACGATCACTTGGGAAACTGCAACTCACGGCATCCGCTACTACTTGGCGGTGCGCGGAGGAATCGAAGCACCCCGCGTGCTTGGCTCGCGTTCGCGGGACACGCTGGCGCAGCTTGGTCCCGCACCGCTTGCGGCTGGCGATGTTCTGCGGGTTGGTGCCGAATGTTCCGGACCTGTTCCTCTGGTTGATCTCGTTCCCGTCGATGCGCCTCCGGATGGCCCAGTGACGATCGAAGTGCGCCCTGGCCCTCGTCGCGATTGGTTTTCTCGGGAGGCGTGGTCGCGGCTGTGTGGCGGTGAGTGGCGCGTGTCGCCCCGATCGGATCGCTCCGGAATCCGACTCGACGGCCGCGTACTGGAACGCACCGAGCGACGTGAGCTGCCTAGCGAAGGCATGCTATCCGGGGCTATTCAAGTGTCCCCGGATGGCGCGCCAACCATTCTTGCGGTTGATCACCCGGTGACGGGCGGCTACCCGGTCATCGCTGTGGTGACGGACGACTCGCTCGACGCCTTAGCCCAATTGCGTCCGGGGCAGATAATCATGGTTAGGCTCGCGACCGGCCGCGGTTAG